In a single window of the Lynx canadensis isolate LIC74 chromosome E2, mLynCan4.pri.v2, whole genome shotgun sequence genome:
- the LOC115503293 gene encoding LOW QUALITY PROTEIN: sialic acid-binding Ig-like lectin 8 (The sequence of the model RefSeq protein was modified relative to this genomic sequence to represent the inferred CDS: inserted 2 bases in 2 codons; deleted 4 bases in 2 codons; substituted 1 base at 1 genomic stop codon): protein MLLLLLALLWGTEGAEGQRGAERGPQGHYWLQVQDAKGQEGLCVRVSCRCFYPREGWSESTPALGYWFRKGAGVQQDVLVATNNPDGKVRQESQGRFHLLGNPRDYNCFLDIRDARRSDLGTYVFRVERGPYLRYSYTRDQLSVRVGALTHTPDILIPKTLESGHPSNLTRSVPXACERGTPPIFSGTSASLTCLDPRTHLSSVLTLTPRLQDHGTDLTCQVTLPGTGVTTMRTIHLNVSYSPWNLTVTVFQETAQAPTALENGSSLSVLESQSLRLVCVVNSNPPARLSWAQGHLTLCSPNPGVLELPRXQERDEGEYTCRAQNAVGSQHVSLSLLLQRKTWPLSERLLGAVGGAGATALIFLVLCIIIILVRSHRKKVTKPSVGTKNTGMESANVVTRPVSQGLLIEAWAGSLPPDAATPXLREEEELHYATLNFHQTETCRPQEQVAPSIEYSEIRIHK, encoded by the exons ATGCTTCTGCTGCTGTTGGCCCTGCTCTGGGGGACGGAGGGGGCCGAGGGCCAGAGGGGGGCCGAGAGGGGGCCACAGGGGCATTACTGGCTGCAAGTGCAGGACGCAAAGGGGCAGGAGGGCCTGTGTGTGCGAGTGTCCTGCAGATGCTTCTATCCCCGGGAAGGCTGGTCTGAGTCTACCCCAGCTCTCGGCTACTGGTTCCGGAAAGGGGCCGGTGTACAACAGGATGTTCTAGTGGCCACAAACAACCCAGATGGAAAAGTGCGGCAGGAGTCCCAGGGCCGATTCCACCTCCTTGGAAACCCCCGGGACTACAATTGCTTCCTGGACATCAGAGATGCACGGAGAAGTGACTTGGGGACATATGTCTTTAGGGTGGAGAGAGGGCCTTATTTGAGATATAGTTACACACGGGACCAGCTCTCCGTGCGT GTTGGGG CCCTGACCCACACACCTGACATCCTCATCCCTAAGACCCTGGAGTCTGGACAC CCCAGTAACCTGACCCGCTCTGTGCCCTGAGCCTGTGAGCGGGGC ACCCCCCCCATCTTCTCTGGGACGTCAGCCTCCCTCACCTGCCTGGACCCCAGGACTCACCTCTCCTCAGTGCTCACTCTCACCCCACGGCTCCAAGACCACGGCACCGACCTCACCTGTCAGGTGACCTTGCCTGGGACCGGAGTGACCACAATGAGGACCATTCACCTCAACGTGTCCT ATTCTCCGTGGAACTTGACCGTCACTGTCTTCCAAGAAACGGCACAG G CACCCACAGCCCTGGAGAATGGCTCATCTCTTTCAGTCCTGGAGAGCCAGTCCTTGCGCCTGGTCTGTGTCGTCAACAGCAACCCCCCTGCCAGGCTAAGCTgggcccaggggcacctgaccCTGTGCAGCCCGAACCCGGGGGTGCTGGAGCTGCCTC TACAGGAGAGAGATGAAGGGGAATATACGTGCCGAGCTCAGAATGCAGTGGGCTCCCAGCACGTCTCCCTGAGCCTCTTGCTGCAGA GAAAAACATGGCCTTTATCAGAAAGGCTGCTGGGGGCAGTCGGTGGAGCAGGTGCAACGGCTCTGATCTTCCTGGTTCTCTGCATCATCATTATCCT AGTGAGATCCCACAGGAAGAAAGTGACAAAGCCTTCAGTGGGCACCAAGAATACAGGCATGGAGAGTGCAAACGTTGTCACGAGGCCAGTGTCTCAG GGTCTCCTGATTGAAGCCTGGGCAGGCAGCCTTCCCCCAGATGCCGCCACCC CCTTACGGGAGGAAGAAGAGCTCCATTACGCAACACTCAACTTTCACCAGACAGAGACTTGCCGCCCACAGGAACAGGTGGCCCCTAGTATTGAGTACTCGGAGATCAGGATTCACAAATGA
- the LOC115503253 gene encoding myeloid cell surface antigen CD33-like isoform X3 has product MLLPPLLLLLLWAGSQAQDERYWLQVQESLTVQEGLCVYVPCKFSNPTSYLTNPVHGYWFRGRAHIYLNAPVATNNPDRKVQKETQDRFRLLGDPRDHDCSLDIRDAQRRDSGTYVFRVETGINIRCSYRQNQLSVRVTALTHTPDILIPETLECGHPRNLTCSVPWACERGTPPIFSWMSAALTSLGPRTHLSSVLILTPRPQDHGTNLTCQVKFPAAGVMVERTVQLNVTCATQNSTADVCLVDDKGNLETRAGVIKGAIWGAGVTTLLALCLCLIFFGVKTCRKTASRRAAGVDGIHSVVGPAPLGYQQESEPELPAEPTSSAGVPPTLEMEEELHYASISFHKMKENTCTEYSEINTK; this is encoded by the exons ATGCTGCTGCCACCGCTGCTGCTGCTCTTGCTATGGGCAG GGTCCCAGGCTCAGGATGAGAGATACTGGCTGCAAGTGCAGGAGTCGCTGACAGTGCAGGAGGGCCTGTGTGTATACGTGCCCTGCAAATTCTCCAACCCCACGAGCTACTTGACTAACCCTGTTCATGGCTACTGGTTCCGGGGAAGGGCCCACATATATTTGAATGCTCCAGTGGCCACAAACAACCCAGATCGAAAAGTACAGAAGGAGACCCAGGACCGATTCCGCCTCCTTGGAGACCCTCGGGACCATGACTGCTCCCTGGACATCAGAGATGCACAGAGAAGGGACTCCGGGACGTACGTCTTTAGGGTGGAGACAGGGATTAATATAAGGTGTAGTTACAGACAGAATCAGCTCTCTGTGCGTGTGACAG CCCTCACCCACACACCTGACATCCTCATCCCTGAGACCTTGGAGTGTGGACATCCCAGGAACCtgacctgctctgtgccctgggcCTGTGAGCGGGGCACGCCTCCCATCTTCTCCTGGATGTCAGCAGCCCtcacctccctgggccccaggacCCACCTCTCCTCAGTGCTCATCCTCACCCCACGGCCCCAGGACCATGGTACCAACCTCACCTGTCAGGTGAAGTTCCCTGCAGCTGGTGTGATGGTGGAAAGGACCGTCCAGCTCAATGTCACCT GTGCCACACAGAACTCGACAGCTGATGTCTGCCTAGTGGATGACAAAG GGAACCTGGAGACCAGGGCAGGAGTGATTAAAGGTGCCATTTGGGGAGCTGGTGTCACCACGttgcttgctctctgcctctgcctcatcTTCTTTGG AGTGAAGACCTGTAGGAAGACAGCATCCCGGAGAGCAGCGGGTGTGGACGGCATCCACTCAGTTGTAGGGCCAGCTCCCCTG GGTTACCAGCAGGAGTCTGAGCCAGAACTCCCTGCTGAGCCCACAAGCTCTGCAGGGGTGCCCCCCACCTTGGAAATGGAGGAGGAGCTGCATTATGCCTCCATCAGCTTTCACAAGATGAAGGAGAACACCTGCACAGAATATTCAGAGATCAATACAAAGTGA
- the LOC115503253 gene encoding myeloid cell surface antigen CD33-like isoform X2, protein MLLPPLLLLLLWAGEWAEGRGKLGTAADPAFSTGSQAQDERYWLQVQESLTVQEGLCVYVPCKFSNPTSYLTNPVHGYWFRGRAHIYLNAPVATNNPDRKVQKETQDRFRLLGDPRDHDCSLDIRDAQRRDSGTYVFRVETGINIRCSYRQNQLSVRVTALTHTPDILIPETLECGHPRNLTCSVPWACERGTPPIFSWMSAALTSLGPRTHLSSVLILTPRPQDHGTNLTCQVKFPAAGVMVERTVQLNVTWNLETRAGVIKGAIWGAGVTTLLALCLCLIFFGVKTCRKTASRRAAGVDGIHSVVGPAPLGYQQESEPELPAEPTSSAGVPPTLEMEEELHYASISFHKMKENTCTEYSEINTK, encoded by the exons ATGCTGCTGCCACCGCTGCTGCTGCTCTTGCTATGGGCAGGTGAGTGGGCCGAGGGGAGAGGGAAGCTGGGGACTGCCGCTGACCCTGCCTTCTCCACAGGGTCCCAGGCTCAGGATGAGAGATACTGGCTGCAAGTGCAGGAGTCGCTGACAGTGCAGGAGGGCCTGTGTGTATACGTGCCCTGCAAATTCTCCAACCCCACGAGCTACTTGACTAACCCTGTTCATGGCTACTGGTTCCGGGGAAGGGCCCACATATATTTGAATGCTCCAGTGGCCACAAACAACCCAGATCGAAAAGTACAGAAGGAGACCCAGGACCGATTCCGCCTCCTTGGAGACCCTCGGGACCATGACTGCTCCCTGGACATCAGAGATGCACAGAGAAGGGACTCCGGGACGTACGTCTTTAGGGTGGAGACAGGGATTAATATAAGGTGTAGTTACAGACAGAATCAGCTCTCTGTGCGTGTGACAG CCCTCACCCACACACCTGACATCCTCATCCCTGAGACCTTGGAGTGTGGACATCCCAGGAACCtgacctgctctgtgccctgggcCTGTGAGCGGGGCACGCCTCCCATCTTCTCCTGGATGTCAGCAGCCCtcacctccctgggccccaggacCCACCTCTCCTCAGTGCTCATCCTCACCCCACGGCCCCAGGACCATGGTACCAACCTCACCTGTCAGGTGAAGTTCCCTGCAGCTGGTGTGATGGTGGAAAGGACCGTCCAGCTCAATGTCACCT GGAACCTGGAGACCAGGGCAGGAGTGATTAAAGGTGCCATTTGGGGAGCTGGTGTCACCACGttgcttgctctctgcctctgcctcatcTTCTTTGG AGTGAAGACCTGTAGGAAGACAGCATCCCGGAGAGCAGCGGGTGTGGACGGCATCCACTCAGTTGTAGGGCCAGCTCCCCTG GGTTACCAGCAGGAGTCTGAGCCAGAACTCCCTGCTGAGCCCACAAGCTCTGCAGGGGTGCCCCCCACCTTGGAAATGGAGGAGGAGCTGCATTATGCCTCCATCAGCTTTCACAAGATGAAGGAGAACACCTGCACAGAATATTCAGAGATCAATACAAAGTGA
- the LOC115503253 gene encoding myeloid cell surface antigen CD33-like isoform X4, translated as MLLPPLLLLLLWAGEWAEGRGKLGTAADPAFSTGSQAQDERYWLQVQESLTVQEGLCVYVPCKFSNPTSYLTNPVHGYWFRGRAHIYLNAPVATNNPDRKVQKETQDRFRLLGDPRDHDCSLDIRDAQRRDSGTYVFRVETGINIRCSYRQNQLSVRVTALTHTPDILIPETLECGHPRNLTCSVPWACERGTPPIFSWMSAALTSLGPRTHLSSVLILTPRPQDHGTNLTCQVKFPAAGVMVERTVQLNVTCATQNSTADVCLVDDKGNLETRAGVIKGAIWGAGVTTLLALCLCLIFFGVKTCRKTASRRAAGVDGIHSVVGPAPLT; from the exons ATGCTGCTGCCACCGCTGCTGCTGCTCTTGCTATGGGCAGGTGAGTGGGCCGAGGGGAGAGGGAAGCTGGGGACTGCCGCTGACCCTGCCTTCTCCACAGGGTCCCAGGCTCAGGATGAGAGATACTGGCTGCAAGTGCAGGAGTCGCTGACAGTGCAGGAGGGCCTGTGTGTATACGTGCCCTGCAAATTCTCCAACCCCACGAGCTACTTGACTAACCCTGTTCATGGCTACTGGTTCCGGGGAAGGGCCCACATATATTTGAATGCTCCAGTGGCCACAAACAACCCAGATCGAAAAGTACAGAAGGAGACCCAGGACCGATTCCGCCTCCTTGGAGACCCTCGGGACCATGACTGCTCCCTGGACATCAGAGATGCACAGAGAAGGGACTCCGGGACGTACGTCTTTAGGGTGGAGACAGGGATTAATATAAGGTGTAGTTACAGACAGAATCAGCTCTCTGTGCGTGTGACAG CCCTCACCCACACACCTGACATCCTCATCCCTGAGACCTTGGAGTGTGGACATCCCAGGAACCtgacctgctctgtgccctgggcCTGTGAGCGGGGCACGCCTCCCATCTTCTCCTGGATGTCAGCAGCCCtcacctccctgggccccaggacCCACCTCTCCTCAGTGCTCATCCTCACCCCACGGCCCCAGGACCATGGTACCAACCTCACCTGTCAGGTGAAGTTCCCTGCAGCTGGTGTGATGGTGGAAAGGACCGTCCAGCTCAATGTCACCT GTGCCACACAGAACTCGACAGCTGATGTCTGCCTAGTGGATGACAAAG GGAACCTGGAGACCAGGGCAGGAGTGATTAAAGGTGCCATTTGGGGAGCTGGTGTCACCACGttgcttgctctctgcctctgcctcatcTTCTTTGG AGTGAAGACCTGTAGGAAGACAGCATCCCGGAGAGCAGCGGGTGTGGACGGCATCCACTCAGTTGTAGGGCCAGCTCCCCTG aCATGA
- the LOC115503253 gene encoding myeloid cell surface antigen CD33-like isoform X1, whose amino-acid sequence MLLPPLLLLLLWAGEWAEGRGKLGTAADPAFSTGSQAQDERYWLQVQESLTVQEGLCVYVPCKFSNPTSYLTNPVHGYWFRGRAHIYLNAPVATNNPDRKVQKETQDRFRLLGDPRDHDCSLDIRDAQRRDSGTYVFRVETGINIRCSYRQNQLSVRVTALTHTPDILIPETLECGHPRNLTCSVPWACERGTPPIFSWMSAALTSLGPRTHLSSVLILTPRPQDHGTNLTCQVKFPAAGVMVERTVQLNVTCATQNSTADVCLVDDKGNLETRAGVIKGAIWGAGVTTLLALCLCLIFFGVKTCRKTASRRAAGVDGIHSVVGPAPLGYQQESEPELPAEPTSSAGVPPTLEMEEELHYASISFHKMKENTCTEYSEINTK is encoded by the exons ATGCTGCTGCCACCGCTGCTGCTGCTCTTGCTATGGGCAGGTGAGTGGGCCGAGGGGAGAGGGAAGCTGGGGACTGCCGCTGACCCTGCCTTCTCCACAGGGTCCCAGGCTCAGGATGAGAGATACTGGCTGCAAGTGCAGGAGTCGCTGACAGTGCAGGAGGGCCTGTGTGTATACGTGCCCTGCAAATTCTCCAACCCCACGAGCTACTTGACTAACCCTGTTCATGGCTACTGGTTCCGGGGAAGGGCCCACATATATTTGAATGCTCCAGTGGCCACAAACAACCCAGATCGAAAAGTACAGAAGGAGACCCAGGACCGATTCCGCCTCCTTGGAGACCCTCGGGACCATGACTGCTCCCTGGACATCAGAGATGCACAGAGAAGGGACTCCGGGACGTACGTCTTTAGGGTGGAGACAGGGATTAATATAAGGTGTAGTTACAGACAGAATCAGCTCTCTGTGCGTGTGACAG CCCTCACCCACACACCTGACATCCTCATCCCTGAGACCTTGGAGTGTGGACATCCCAGGAACCtgacctgctctgtgccctgggcCTGTGAGCGGGGCACGCCTCCCATCTTCTCCTGGATGTCAGCAGCCCtcacctccctgggccccaggacCCACCTCTCCTCAGTGCTCATCCTCACCCCACGGCCCCAGGACCATGGTACCAACCTCACCTGTCAGGTGAAGTTCCCTGCAGCTGGTGTGATGGTGGAAAGGACCGTCCAGCTCAATGTCACCT GTGCCACACAGAACTCGACAGCTGATGTCTGCCTAGTGGATGACAAAG GGAACCTGGAGACCAGGGCAGGAGTGATTAAAGGTGCCATTTGGGGAGCTGGTGTCACCACGttgcttgctctctgcctctgcctcatcTTCTTTGG AGTGAAGACCTGTAGGAAGACAGCATCCCGGAGAGCAGCGGGTGTGGACGGCATCCACTCAGTTGTAGGGCCAGCTCCCCTG GGTTACCAGCAGGAGTCTGAGCCAGAACTCCCTGCTGAGCCCACAAGCTCTGCAGGGGTGCCCCCCACCTTGGAAATGGAGGAGGAGCTGCATTATGCCTCCATCAGCTTTCACAAGATGAAGGAGAACACCTGCACAGAATATTCAGAGATCAATACAAAGTGA